One part of the Sporosarcina ureae genome encodes these proteins:
- a CDS encoding squalene/phytoene synthase family protein: protein MKTEAKLQKEAMKVLKETSRTFYIPIKLLEPNVREAVASAYLCMRAIDEIEDHEQLDVTIVIDLLNKVSDILDHTIATGESMAAALDTLFAPYREQLPEVTLRLADWVEFCPATARNKVLESTAIMGRGMAEWAGKDWVIHTREDLDDYTYYVAGLVGVMLADIWRWYDGTETDRDLAIGFGRGLQSVNILRNYKEDAVRDVNFFPNDWKLPEMFAYAEENLALADAYIEDIHTKTILNFCNIPLALAHSTLDALKEGREKMTRLEVVSVVNKAIQK from the coding sequence ATGAAAACCGAAGCTAAACTACAAAAAGAAGCTATGAAAGTCCTTAAAGAGACAAGCCGTACATTCTACATACCAATCAAACTTCTTGAACCGAACGTTCGTGAAGCGGTAGCGTCTGCATACTTGTGCATGCGCGCAATCGACGAAATCGAAGATCATGAACAGCTCGACGTGACGATCGTGATCGACTTGCTGAACAAAGTAAGCGACATACTCGACCACACGATCGCGACAGGAGAATCAATGGCCGCTGCACTTGATACGTTATTCGCACCATACCGCGAGCAATTGCCGGAAGTGACATTGCGCTTAGCTGATTGGGTGGAGTTCTGCCCAGCAACAGCACGTAATAAAGTTTTGGAATCGACTGCGATCATGGGTCGCGGTATGGCGGAATGGGCTGGGAAAGACTGGGTTATTCATACACGTGAAGACCTCGATGATTATACGTACTACGTGGCGGGACTCGTTGGCGTAATGCTAGCCGATATTTGGCGCTGGTATGACGGCACGGAGACGGATCGCGACTTGGCAATCGGCTTTGGCCGTGGATTGCAGTCGGTCAATATTCTGCGTAACTACAAAGAAGACGCAGTACGTGACGTCAATTTCTTCCCGAATGACTGGAAGTTGCCGGAGATGTTTGCGTACGCTGAAGAAAATTTGGCGCTAGCGGATGCGTATATTGAAGACATTCATACGAAAACGATTTTGAACTTCTGTAATATTCCTTTGGCTCTGGCGCATAGTACGCTAGATGCACTGAAAGAAGGACGCGAGAAGATGACGCGTCTGGAAGTAGTTTCGGTCGTCAATAAAGCGATACAAAAGTAA